From Alteribacter lacisalsi, a single genomic window includes:
- a CDS encoding ABC transporter permease: protein MVLRSSYFILRRMMREYVSLSILLLTPLALITVLGLIADDAVNEATGLLYKAHVSVTLILAFQLFGGFYTMEFIRNDLFTAKRWRMHALPYHVSSHAFSIVLTSTIFSILQGLVLMMYTYFVYGVDWGNPFFALGGLAAVAVFSQLVFLNLVLGVKNYKTAERAGTTFGFLSIILAETWFSLPDQRFFTFLSTYGNPLSLGETIMHAGMHGENIQQAFISLAILIGMAAILIVLAWNTGRRRIG from the coding sequence ATGGTACTGAGATCCAGCTATTTTATTCTCCGCCGGATGATGAGAGAATACGTTTCCCTCAGCATCCTGCTTCTGACGCCGCTCGCTTTAATTACGGTGCTAGGTCTGATTGCCGATGATGCGGTCAATGAGGCCACAGGTCTTCTTTATAAAGCCCATGTCTCTGTCACGCTGATCCTTGCTTTTCAGCTTTTTGGAGGCTTTTACACAATGGAATTCATCCGAAACGATCTGTTTACCGCAAAGCGCTGGCGCATGCATGCCCTTCCTTACCACGTCAGCAGTCACGCATTTTCTATCGTCCTCACCAGTACCATATTCAGTATTCTGCAGGGGCTGGTCCTGATGATGTACACCTACTTCGTCTACGGTGTGGACTGGGGAAATCCTTTTTTTGCCCTTGGTGGACTTGCAGCGGTAGCGGTCTTCTCGCAGCTTGTTTTTCTTAATCTTGTGCTTGGCGTGAAGAACTATAAAACAGCCGAACGGGCCGGAACGACATTCGGTTTTCTTTCCATTATTCTTGCCGAAACGTGGTTCTCTCTTCCGGACCAGCGGTTCTTTACATTCCTCTCCACTTACGGCAACCCACTCTCACTCGGGGAAACGATCATGCACGCAGGAATGCACGGGGAAAATATCCAGCAGGCCTTCATCAGTCTGGCCATTTTGATTGGAATGGCTGCGATCCTCATTGTCCTCGCCTGGAATACAGGAAGGAGGAGAATCGGATGA
- a CDS encoding protein adenylyltransferase SelO, whose product MTHNPNQNENTNANSHAETGWNFDNSYSRLPDAFFAQVEPVPVPHPETITLNRQLAEQLGLNAEKLDTLEGAATFAGNYMPLGAEPIAQAYAGHQFGNFTMLGDGRAVLLGEQITPDGTRVDIQLKGSGRTPFSRGGDGRAALGPMLREHIISEAMHALNIPTSRSLAVVTTGEGVQREIEFPGAILTRVASSHLRFGTFQYAAKWGGYDNLKALADYAIERHDPDIAGDANTYLSLLNRVIERQAETIAKWQLTGFIHGVMNTDNMTISGETIDYGPCAFMNTYDPATVFSSIDVQGRYAYGNQPYITGWNIARFAETLIPLIDDDQEKAVEMAQAEMATFSKLYKQQWLTGMRAKLGLFNEETEDEALIEELLTAMEKQQADYTNTFRALTKGTFRDICSKALHDWHEKWQARLGRQDQPAEEAARLMQKANPAVIPRNHQVEEALEAAVSKGDFTVMEKLLDALSDPYDYTKDYGKYIEPPESEKNYQTYCGT is encoded by the coding sequence ATGACTCACAACCCTAATCAAAACGAGAACACCAACGCCAACAGCCACGCTGAAACCGGGTGGAACTTCGACAATTCTTACAGCCGCCTGCCTGACGCTTTTTTTGCCCAGGTGGAACCGGTTCCGGTACCCCATCCTGAAACGATCACATTAAACCGGCAACTCGCCGAACAACTCGGCCTGAACGCCGAGAAACTCGACACGCTTGAAGGCGCCGCTACGTTTGCGGGCAACTACATGCCGCTCGGCGCCGAGCCGATCGCCCAGGCCTACGCCGGGCATCAGTTTGGCAATTTCACCATGCTCGGAGACGGCCGTGCCGTGCTTCTCGGGGAACAGATCACACCTGATGGTACACGCGTCGACATCCAGCTGAAAGGGTCCGGCCGCACGCCATTTTCCCGCGGCGGCGACGGCCGTGCCGCGCTCGGTCCGATGCTTAGGGAACACATTATCAGCGAGGCGATGCATGCCCTCAACATCCCGACGTCCCGAAGCCTGGCTGTCGTCACAACCGGCGAAGGGGTTCAGCGGGAAATTGAGTTCCCAGGCGCGATCCTCACCCGCGTGGCCTCCAGCCATCTCCGCTTCGGCACGTTTCAGTACGCAGCCAAGTGGGGCGGCTATGACAACCTGAAGGCCCTCGCCGATTACGCCATCGAGCGCCACGATCCGGACATCGCCGGCGACGCCAACACATACCTGTCTCTTCTCAACCGGGTCATCGAGCGCCAGGCCGAAACGATCGCAAAATGGCAGCTTACCGGCTTCATCCACGGCGTCATGAACACCGACAACATGACGATCAGCGGCGAGACGATCGACTACGGCCCGTGTGCGTTTATGAACACGTATGATCCGGCGACTGTGTTCAGCTCGATTGACGTTCAGGGCCGCTACGCCTACGGCAACCAGCCGTACATCACCGGCTGGAACATCGCCCGCTTCGCCGAAACGCTCATCCCGCTTATCGATGATGACCAGGAAAAAGCGGTCGAAATGGCACAGGCCGAAATGGCAACTTTCAGTAAACTGTACAAACAGCAATGGCTAACCGGCATGCGGGCAAAGCTCGGACTCTTCAACGAAGAAACCGAGGACGAAGCCCTAATAGAAGAACTTCTCACCGCCATGGAAAAACAGCAGGCCGACTACACGAACACGTTCCGTGCCCTCACTAAGGGGACCTTCAGGGACATTTGCAGCAAAGCCCTGCACGACTGGCATGAAAAATGGCAGGCCCGTCTCGGCCGCCAGGATCAGCCGGCAGAAGAGGCTGCGCGTCTGATGCAAAAAGCCAATCCGGCAGTGATTCCCCGGAATCACCAGGTAGAAGAAGCGCTGGAAGCGGCTGTCAGCAAAGGTGACTTTACTGTCATGGAAAAGCTCCTTGACGCTCTTTCCGACCCGTACGACTACACGAAAGACTACGGCAAATACATCGAGCCGCCTGAGTCGGAGAAAAACTACCAGACGTACTGCGGGACGTAA
- a CDS encoding ABC transporter ATP-binding protein, whose amino-acid sequence MATVEMKNILKRYGTELALDYVDLEIAEGEILGLLGPNGAGKTTLIHALAGVIGIDSGEIEMFGKEQRKHLLEIKRRIGLVTQEITVFTDLTARENLEFFGGIYGLKGSELKQRVDDTLAVVGLTDHQKKLPSAYSGGMQRRLNIACAMVHRPKLLILDEPTVGIDPQSRSHIIDTIRELNRQGTTIVYTTHYMEEIQAIASRVVIMDEGHVIADGTVAELIERIQHEEVIRLGVSDPGEELAEAIRKIDSVKKVTIENSTVHIISTAGSATLDRVLAAAREFGTIHAIDTEKPSLEDVFLTLTGKRLRDKGEE is encoded by the coding sequence ATGGCAACTGTAGAAATGAAAAATATACTGAAGCGCTATGGAACGGAGCTGGCGCTTGACTATGTGGACCTGGAAATCGCCGAGGGTGAAATTCTGGGACTGCTCGGACCGAACGGGGCGGGGAAGACGACGCTGATCCACGCTCTGGCCGGAGTCATCGGTATTGATTCAGGGGAAATCGAGATGTTTGGCAAAGAGCAGCGGAAGCATCTTCTCGAGATCAAGCGCAGAATCGGGCTCGTGACACAGGAGATCACGGTATTTACCGATCTGACTGCAAGAGAAAATCTCGAATTTTTCGGCGGGATCTACGGGCTGAAGGGAAGTGAACTGAAACAGCGGGTCGATGACACGCTGGCTGTGGTCGGCCTGACAGATCATCAAAAGAAGCTTCCTTCTGCTTATTCAGGAGGGATGCAGCGCCGGCTTAACATTGCCTGCGCCATGGTGCACAGACCGAAATTACTCATTTTGGATGAACCGACCGTCGGCATCGACCCTCAGTCCCGGAGTCATATTATTGATACGATCCGGGAGCTGAACCGTCAGGGGACCACCATTGTTTATACCACCCATTACATGGAGGAAATTCAGGCAATTGCCTCCCGGGTGGTCATCATGGATGAAGGTCACGTCATTGCGGACGGCACCGTGGCGGAACTGATTGAACGAATTCAGCATGAAGAAGTGATCCGCCTCGGTGTTTCAGATCCGGGCGAGGAACTGGCGGAGGCCATCCGTAAAATCGACAGTGTCAAAAAAGTAACCATTGAAAACAGCACGGTGCATATCATCTCTACTGCAGGATCCGCCACCCTCGACCGTGTGCTGGCTGCAGCCCGTGAATTCGGAACGATCCACGCCATTGACACCGAGAAACCGAGCCTGGAAGACGTTTTTCTGACGCTCACAGGAAAACGGCTCAGAGACAAGGGGGAGGAGTAG
- a CDS encoding GNAT family N-acetyltransferase: MTIPFADEKEAKEYEPFMQEFVERVYGGQEALFFERTTVVCDEQDEIVATCTVWDAYGKFTSIHWFKVLETYEGIGIGRALLSKLMKELEPADYPVYLHTQPGSYRAIWLYSDFGFDLLAGERFGTRTNDLEVCLPILKKHMPDVYFSRLGLSEAPEEFTDILRSVTTEEF, translated from the coding sequence ATGACAATTCCTTTTGCAGATGAAAAAGAAGCGAAAGAATATGAGCCGTTTATGCAGGAATTCGTTGAGCGAGTGTATGGGGGCCAGGAGGCACTGTTCTTCGAGCGGACGACCGTTGTGTGCGATGAGCAGGACGAGATCGTGGCGACCTGTACCGTCTGGGATGCCTACGGGAAGTTCACGTCAATACACTGGTTTAAAGTGCTGGAAACGTATGAGGGAATAGGCATCGGCAGAGCGCTGCTGTCGAAATTAATGAAGGAACTGGAACCGGCGGACTATCCGGTTTATCTTCACACCCAGCCGGGGAGCTATCGGGCAATCTGGCTGTACTCGGATTTTGGGTTTGATCTGCTGGCAGGAGAGCGGTTCGGTACGAGAACTAACGACCTGGAGGTCTGCTTGCCAATTCTGAAAAAGCACATGCCCGACGTCTATTTCAGCAGACTGGGACTCTCAGAAGCACCAGAGGAATTTACTGATATACTCCGCTCAGTAACAACAGAGGAATTTTAA
- a CDS encoding ABC transporter permease, with protein MTVFFYALKRYFRKPSNIVFLFILPVAAVFLPEGEWLPIPLGYQYYGVLLLLISARLTSILLDDRANRIHLRMAAAPVTHFQYLFQNLLAYSLLLIVVTAVFVAAGVLYHGAGLPAPGLLFIVYTLCSITSIGFCLAWYSLFQNREAAFHILGGLIIIIAMLGGMMWPVEIMPEMLQRLVMLLPTYWMAEGVILAALDAPIRELILPLGMMGLFSTAFLLVGSRRRMA; from the coding sequence ATGACAGTATTTTTTTATGCTCTCAAACGGTATTTCAGAAAACCGTCCAACATTGTATTTCTGTTCATCCTTCCTGTGGCAGCCGTGTTTCTGCCGGAAGGGGAGTGGCTGCCGATCCCGCTCGGCTATCAGTATTACGGTGTCCTGCTTCTGCTGATTTCAGCGAGGCTTACGAGTATTCTCCTCGACGACAGAGCCAACCGGATTCACCTCAGGATGGCTGCCGCTCCGGTTACGCATTTTCAGTATCTGTTTCAGAACCTGCTCGCCTACTCGCTCCTTCTGATCGTTGTAACGGCCGTGTTCGTTGCAGCAGGTGTGCTTTATCATGGAGCAGGACTCCCGGCACCGGGCCTCCTGTTTATCGTGTATACGCTCTGCAGCATCACTTCGATCGGCTTCTGCCTCGCCTGGTATTCCCTTTTTCAAAACAGGGAGGCAGCGTTTCACATTCTCGGCGGATTGATTATCATCATTGCCATGCTTGGCGGAATGATGTGGCCGGTGGAAATCATGCCCGAAATGCTCCAGCGCCTCGTGATGCTTCTTCCCACGTACTGGATGGCAGAAGGCGTCATCCTGGCCGCACTTGATGCGCCGATCCGTGAGCTCATCCTGCCCCTTGGCATGATGGGACTTTTCAGTACCGCTTTTCTCCTTGTGGGGAGCCGCAGAAGAATGGCGTGA
- a CDS encoding GNAT family N-acetyltransferase, producing MSSRTLHLKRIDGSNWEEAIQLKVREDQKSFVASNLYSIAQVQFLEDFEAKGIYKEDTMIGFALYGIDKDDSHYWIYRLMIDQNHQGKGSGTEALRLIINDIEHQNTEGRPCIMIGYEPDNNGARHVYKKAGFAETEMASWGEQLAKYDLTH from the coding sequence ATGTCATCACGAACACTTCATCTAAAGAGAATCGATGGGTCAAACTGGGAGGAAGCCATTCAGCTTAAGGTCCGGGAAGACCAGAAATCCTTCGTCGCATCGAACCTGTACTCAATCGCCCAGGTCCAGTTCCTTGAAGACTTCGAGGCTAAAGGGATTTACAAGGAAGACACGATGATCGGTTTTGCCCTCTACGGCATCGACAAAGACGACAGTCATTACTGGATTTACCGCCTCATGATCGACCAGAACCATCAGGGAAAAGGATCCGGCACCGAAGCCCTGCGTCTGATCATTAACGATATTGAGCACCAGAACACCGAGGGACGCCCGTGCATCATGATCGGCTACGAGCCGGATAACAACGGCGCCCGCCACGTATACAAAAAAGCAGGATTTGCAGAAACAGAAATGGCCTCGTGGGGGGAGCAGCTGGCGAAATACGATCTCACACACTAA
- a CDS encoding cysteine hydrolase family protein — protein sequence MTKKALIIIDVQNGMFLEGHAVYDGEQLLQNLNGLIAKARASQTPVIYVQHNEPEGLVYGTEWWEIHPAIAPENGDLIIHKKRPDSFYQTPLDEELKKLGVEHVCLAGIQTDYCVDTTCRSAFSHGYSVTLFSDTHTTVDAGDLTAEQIIGHHNTVLRSFAEVIPSREAAF from the coding sequence ATGACGAAAAAAGCACTCATAATCATTGATGTACAAAACGGGATGTTTCTTGAGGGACATGCCGTTTATGATGGAGAGCAGCTGCTGCAGAACCTGAACGGGCTGATCGCCAAAGCCCGTGCTTCACAGACGCCTGTCATTTATGTGCAGCACAACGAACCGGAAGGCCTGGTCTACGGAACCGAGTGGTGGGAAATCCATCCGGCAATCGCTCCGGAAAACGGGGATCTCATAATCCACAAAAAAAGACCCGATTCCTTTTATCAGACTCCATTGGATGAAGAGCTGAAGAAACTCGGGGTCGAGCATGTATGTCTTGCCGGCATTCAGACGGACTACTGTGTGGACACCACGTGCCGCAGCGCCTTCAGTCACGGCTACAGCGTCACGCTGTTTTCCGACACCCACACCACCGTGGATGCCGGGGACCTGACAGCTGAGCAGATTATCGGTCATCATAACACCGTTCTCCGTTCCTTTGCCGAGGTCATTCCGAGCAGAGAGGCAGCGTTTTAA
- a CDS encoding aminoglycoside phosphotransferase family protein has product MSHIKIAEGNTADIYLHEDRITKVFKAHLPDTEAEKEAHKQTFARACGLPVPEIFEVTHKEGRQAITMRYAEGRTLGERALENRDQAEDFLRLSIDIQDHIHSFTADPLERMAEKLSRQIITAQLLSPKQQSVLLEKLDQMPSENSLCHGDFHLFNLIQGGGEVAILDWVDASAGNKYADICRTYLLYLTFSSQMAEMYLRLYCGKKAARKEEVLAWLPILAGARLSEHVPLEKRETLVAIVQEFCSG; this is encoded by the coding sequence TTGTCTCATATAAAAATCGCAGAAGGAAACACGGCAGACATTTATTTGCACGAAGACCGGATCACCAAAGTATTTAAGGCTCATCTGCCTGATACCGAGGCAGAAAAAGAAGCACACAAACAGACATTTGCCCGCGCATGCGGTCTGCCTGTCCCGGAAATATTCGAGGTTACACACAAAGAAGGCAGACAGGCGATCACCATGCGGTATGCAGAGGGAAGGACCCTCGGTGAACGCGCTCTTGAAAACAGGGACCAGGCAGAAGACTTCCTGCGCTTGTCAATAGACATCCAGGATCACATACACAGCTTTACGGCTGATCCCCTGGAGCGGATGGCAGAAAAACTCAGCCGTCAGATCATAACCGCACAGCTGCTCAGTCCGAAACAGCAATCGGTGCTGCTTGAAAAGCTCGATCAGATGCCGTCAGAGAACAGCCTCTGCCACGGTGATTTTCACCTGTTTAACCTGATTCAGGGAGGCGGGGAGGTCGCGATTCTCGACTGGGTGGATGCGAGTGCCGGTAACAAGTATGCAGATATCTGCCGCACGTATCTGTTGTACCTGACATTTTCCAGCCAGATGGCCGAGATGTATCTGCGGCTGTACTGCGGAAAAAAAGCAGCAAGGAAAGAGGAAGTACTGGCATGGCTGCCGATTCTGGCTGGAGCCAGATTGTCCGAGCACGTACCTTTGGAAAAAAGGGAGACACTGGTCGCCATTGTGCAGGAGTTCTGCTCAGGCTAA
- a CDS encoding cupin domain-containing protein, producing the protein MTKYMDYTSPDTQFTFDMNQSPLFKKDNENLINVLGVQQLNTLENSSLLDIFLSRNNFVEPHYHQNASELVYCISGSVTVSMLNPFTNEILNFPISPGQVANVPQGWWHYEEALEDGTHLLAIFDAPQPQVILGSNILKLTPSSVMAHNYCMDENKWIETTARVQPNTYIGPSCAPVQSQGQAQPQMYNYRSYPQYPYRSPYAPYYPYR; encoded by the coding sequence ATGACCAAATATATGGATTATACGTCTCCTGATACGCAGTTTACCTTTGATATGAACCAAAGTCCTCTGTTTAAAAAAGACAATGAAAACCTGATCAATGTTTTAGGTGTCCAGCAGCTGAATACGCTTGAAAACTCCTCCCTTCTGGACATTTTTCTCAGCCGGAATAATTTTGTCGAGCCACACTACCATCAGAATGCATCGGAGCTTGTCTACTGCATATCCGGGAGTGTCACGGTGTCGATGCTGAATCCATTTACGAATGAGATTCTTAATTTCCCCATCTCCCCCGGCCAGGTTGCCAACGTGCCTCAGGGCTGGTGGCATTATGAAGAGGCCCTGGAAGACGGTACCCACCTGCTTGCTATTTTTGATGCACCGCAGCCCCAGGTGATCCTTGGATCAAACATCCTGAAATTAACACCATCGAGCGTGATGGCTCACAATTACTGTATGGATGAAAACAAATGGATTGAAACGACTGCCCGTGTTCAGCCCAATACGTATATTGGACCAAGCTGCGCCCCGGTCCAGAGCCAGGGGCAAGCCCAGCCGCAGATGTATAATTACCGGTCTTATCCGCAGTACCCATACCGTTCCCCTTACGCCCCGTATTATCCATATCGTTAA
- a CDS encoding bacteriorhodopsin — translation MNETEVLLYWIYVAVMASGAITFAVWSRNRKGVSRVEYLIAFMIPTWSGLAYMSMALGQGHIIIGGEIVYVARYLDWVVTTPLLLTALALTAMHYLDKKDGVLIAALIIADVIMILTGLIADLSTGWVRLTWYFTGVSAFIVILWLIWVKLRLLAKKQGRRLYNIYCFLALYLTVFWISYPVAWYIGPSGMGYVGQTTDTFLFVTLPMFSKVGYSLLDLFLLRRLNSGGGAKGAGRVRTG, via the coding sequence ATGAACGAAACCGAAGTGTTATTATACTGGATTTATGTAGCCGTTATGGCCTCGGGCGCTATCACGTTCGCCGTCTGGAGCCGGAACAGAAAAGGCGTATCCCGCGTAGAGTATCTGATCGCGTTTATGATCCCGACCTGGTCGGGTTTGGCCTATATGAGCATGGCTCTTGGACAGGGGCACATTATAATCGGAGGAGAAATCGTCTACGTGGCCCGCTACCTTGACTGGGTCGTGACGACACCGCTCCTTCTTACCGCTCTCGCGCTCACTGCCATGCATTATCTGGACAAGAAAGACGGCGTCCTGATCGCCGCCCTCATCATCGCCGATGTGATCATGATTCTGACCGGGCTCATCGCTGATCTTTCCACCGGCTGGGTCAGACTCACCTGGTACTTTACCGGTGTGTCCGCCTTTATCGTCATTCTGTGGCTCATCTGGGTAAAACTGCGGCTTCTGGCAAAAAAGCAGGGCAGACGACTGTACAATATCTACTGCTTCCTGGCCCTGTACCTGACCGTATTCTGGATCAGCTACCCGGTCGCCTGGTACATCGGCCCGTCCGGGATGGGGTATGTGGGGCAGACGACGGACACGTTCTTATTTGTCACGCTGCCCATGTTTTCAAAAGTCGGCTACAGCCTGCTTGATCTGTTTCTGCTGCGGAGGCTGAACAGTGGAGGGGGAGCCAAAGGAGCGGGAAGAGTCAGAACCGGATAA
- a CDS encoding response regulator transcription factor produces the protein MKILIADDDPLVCRSLSMLLSREADMTVTETVSNGAEAMAACKKHLPDVILMDIQMPEMDGIQATRRIKESWPEIRIMMLTTFKDEQNIRLALVAGAEGYLIKSTQVSSMAHQIRTLASGASVLDADVLKQLSGRPQGAKKESADPLTPREKDISALVAEGLSNREIAARLYISEGTVRNTLSVILEKLQLRDRTQLAIHHWKR, from the coding sequence ATGAAAATTCTGATCGCAGATGATGATCCTTTGGTATGCCGAAGTCTGAGCATGCTTCTTTCACGAGAAGCAGATATGACTGTGACCGAAACAGTGTCAAACGGTGCCGAGGCGATGGCGGCCTGTAAAAAGCACCTGCCCGATGTGATCCTGATGGACATTCAGATGCCGGAGATGGATGGCATCCAGGCAACAAGGCGAATAAAAGAATCGTGGCCGGAGATACGGATTATGATGCTTACCACATTTAAAGACGAACAGAATATCCGTCTCGCCCTTGTCGCCGGGGCGGAAGGCTACCTGATTAAATCAACCCAGGTCTCCAGCATGGCCCATCAGATCCGCACTCTGGCCTCCGGCGCGTCGGTACTCGATGCGGACGTCCTTAAACAGCTGTCCGGCCGGCCGCAAGGGGCGAAGAAAGAATCGGCAGATCCGCTCACACCACGGGAAAAAGACATCAGTGCCCTCGTCGCCGAAGGGCTCTCAAACCGTGAAATCGCCGCCCGCCTGTATATCAGCGAAGGAACAGTGAGAAACACCCTGTCCGTCATCCTCGAAAAACTGCAGCTCAGAGACCGCACCCAGCTCGCCATCCACCACTGGAAACGCTAA
- the rsgA gene encoding ribosome small subunit-dependent GTPase A has protein sequence MNNYKTKEFGFTDEWIEKAGEFEDLQTGRVTSLAKGIYKLITSQGDINAEISGKFRFTAAGPLDYPTVGDFVMIRQEAGSAIIHQVLPRKSVLTRKEAGMTQENQLIAANVDRIFICMSLNSDFNLRRLERYLTITWDSGATPVVVLTKADLCEDVTSKLDAVSETAFGVDIFVTSCMSDDGWQNVKESIAKEQTVAFIGSSGVGKSTLINALLGEDLMDTNGLRNDDKGRHTTTRCELFVMPDGGILIDTPGMRELGVQSVDLSRSFSDIDELSTACRFNDCQHESEPGCAVKEAITEGKFTDERLHSYRKLEREAAYAEMRARKREEEKIKRMFGSKSEMKKKLSEVKEKNRR, from the coding sequence TTGAACAATTACAAAACGAAAGAATTTGGATTTACAGACGAATGGATTGAAAAAGCCGGCGAGTTTGAGGACCTGCAGACAGGCAGGGTTACCTCACTGGCAAAAGGAATCTATAAACTGATTACCTCGCAGGGTGACATCAACGCTGAAATTTCCGGGAAATTCCGCTTTACCGCTGCAGGTCCACTTGACTACCCTACCGTGGGCGACTTTGTCATGATCAGACAGGAAGCAGGGAGTGCGATTATTCACCAAGTGCTTCCGCGAAAGAGCGTGCTTACCCGGAAAGAAGCTGGTATGACGCAGGAAAATCAGCTCATCGCAGCGAATGTTGACCGGATTTTTATCTGCATGTCCTTAAACAGCGACTTCAATTTACGACGATTGGAGCGTTATTTAACCATCACGTGGGACAGCGGGGCGACACCTGTGGTCGTTCTGACGAAGGCGGATCTCTGTGAGGATGTAACATCGAAGCTGGATGCCGTATCGGAAACGGCGTTTGGGGTCGATATTTTCGTGACCTCCTGTATGAGTGACGATGGATGGCAGAATGTTAAAGAATCCATAGCAAAAGAACAAACGGTCGCATTCATAGGATCATCGGGTGTCGGGAAATCGACGTTGATCAATGCCCTGCTTGGTGAGGATCTGATGGATACCAACGGGCTCCGCAACGATGATAAAGGAAGGCATACTACGACCAGGTGCGAGCTGTTTGTGATGCCCGATGGCGGTATTTTGATTGATACGCCCGGTATGCGCGAGCTCGGTGTGCAGTCAGTGGATCTTTCCCGGTCATTTTCCGATATCGATGAGCTTTCCACGGCGTGCCGCTTTAATGACTGTCAGCACGAATCCGAGCCCGGATGTGCTGTTAAAGAGGCAATCACCGAGGGGAAATTTACGGACGAACGCCTGCACAGCTATCGCAAACTGGAAAGAGAAGCTGCGTACGCTGAGATGAGGGCGCGAAAACGCGAAGAGGAAAAAATCAAGCGGATGTTCGGAAGTAAAAGTGAAATGAAGAAAAAGCTCAGTGAAGTAAAAGAAAAAAACAGAAGATAA
- a CDS encoding sensor histidine kinase, producing the protein MKGKLNAEKAANIWRIAGLFFLAMLWIQDGGGEAGVILLAGLGVITLARWRFTLPSWTLLLDQAASILAFLYWPPAVFALAVPLFESMFKGKWMFALPALTFATFYGEITLPLAVVLVYAGLSGGLIRAWKVEAGKNLEEADRQRHDRYELEELKEELLLANIKAAQMAEITERNRLARQLHDDVGHELTASVLALQAFEHLWKENDPQAAEMFTQARERLDKGARYLRETVHNIKPVKELGAEGLREIAGGFTACPAQFQVYGDTSRVPVHLWSILYPCLKEALTNVVRHSKAEKVEIELVVSPYIVRLSVLNDGLTEPVRGRWGIGIRNLRQRARAAGGSISSTAESRGFQLVCVLPLDKETPGGEPV; encoded by the coding sequence ATGAAAGGGAAGCTGAATGCCGAAAAAGCAGCAAATATCTGGCGGATCGCCGGTTTATTTTTCCTCGCGATGCTCTGGATTCAGGACGGCGGCGGGGAAGCCGGCGTGATCCTGCTTGCGGGCCTTGGGGTCATCACCCTTGCCAGATGGCGCTTCACTCTTCCTTCATGGACCCTTCTTCTCGATCAGGCGGCCTCCATACTGGCTTTTCTGTACTGGCCGCCTGCCGTTTTTGCCTTGGCAGTGCCTTTGTTTGAGAGCATGTTCAAGGGAAAGTGGATGTTTGCCTTGCCCGCACTCACGTTTGCCACTTTTTACGGGGAAATCACTCTGCCACTCGCTGTGGTGCTCGTGTATGCCGGTCTTTCCGGGGGGCTGATCCGGGCATGGAAGGTGGAGGCTGGGAAAAATCTTGAGGAAGCTGACCGCCAGCGCCATGACCGCTACGAGCTTGAAGAACTGAAAGAGGAGCTCCTGCTGGCAAACATCAAAGCTGCTCAAATGGCAGAGATTACCGAACGAAACCGGCTGGCCAGACAGCTCCACGATGATGTTGGCCACGAGCTCACGGCATCTGTCCTTGCCCTTCAGGCGTTTGAACATCTGTGGAAGGAAAACGACCCTCAGGCAGCGGAGATGTTTACTCAGGCCCGCGAACGTCTCGACAAAGGGGCTCGCTACCTGCGGGAAACCGTCCATAATATCAAGCCTGTAAAGGAATTGGGAGCGGAGGGACTTCGGGAAATCGCCGGCGGCTTTACGGCATGCCCCGCGCAGTTCCAGGTTTACGGAGACACCTCAAGAGTCCCGGTGCACTTGTGGAGCATCCTCTATCCCTGTCTGAAAGAGGCCCTGACAAATGTGGTACGTCACTCAAAAGCCGAGAAGGTGGAGATCGAACTGGTCGTGAGTCCATATATCGTCAGGCTGTCCGTGTTGAATGACGGGCTGACCGAGCCTGTCCGGGGGCGCTGGGGAATCGGGATCCGAAATCTTCGGCAGCGTGCGCGGGCAGCAGGCGGGAGTATTTCGTCCACTGCCGAGTCGCGCGGCTTTCAGCTCGTCTGTGTGCTACCGCTGGATAAAGAAACCCCTGGAGGTGAACCGGTATGA